The window ATTAGGCAAGATGACAACAtaccttcaaggagatggaCTCTATCAGGTAGGTATCCGCAGAGGAGCTCGACTCTCTGACCGGCAAGATCAGAAACTCAAGTTAATCTTCATTTTGATTTATCAATCCTTACCCTAACAGATGAGCCGAATTCTTATCTTTGGTGGATCGATGACCACTACAAAGATCGACATAACACGGGCTCCATCTGCTCAGCATTAAGAGAAAGGCTCCCCACTGTCTCGTGGCACAATGTAGTTTGGTTCTTAGGAAGAATCCCCAAACATTCATTCCTTACTTGGCTGTTTGTGCTAAATCGCTGCCCGACGAGAGATCGACTCCTTCACTAGGGTCTGCAGGTGGATCCACTCTGTCTGCTCTGTGCAACCATGCCTGAATCGCGGGATCACCTTTTCTTCGAATGCCCGAATAGCTGGTCGATCTGGTCAGAAATAGCGAGGCGTTGTGCCTTCCCCACCCCGAACAACTGGTCTATGATTCTCGCTAATTTTAGTCAATGCAGAGCCACTCGTGTTGCAAGGAAACTACTTTTGATAAGTTGGCAAGCGGTGATCTACACGATCTGGACTGAGAGGAATCAGCGTCTCCACTGGAACGCATATAAGTCTCctgatcttcttctccagcAAGTCGACTTGATAGTCCGGAACAGAGCTTGAAGCTTCCGAGAAACTAACCCTGAactctctttatctcttctcCATCACTTGTTCTCGGGAGCTCCATAGAAGACGGCAATCCAATGCCCTACCTTTAGATTCGATCTAAAACCTTTCACTTTCCTCTGTTGGACGACTCGAGAGTAATTATTGATGGGTTAGGCGGTTAAATTCTCAACCATATTTCTGGTTTGATCCTGACTATTGTTTCAATTCTAACTTTAGTTCAATTTCTGTTTTCTTAACTATGTTTTTTATAATGGGTTTCGGTTCTGTAATGGGCTTCGACCTGTAAActctttgttttcctttgtattattaattgaaagccttttaacaaaaaaaacaacaccacCAACAATCGATTATAgatcattttattttactacACACTGggataaagaaaaaagatgcaATGGAAGAACAACCCTGAAACCAATTCTAGTTTGACGAACAAAGATCTTTTAGCCAGAGAAGATCAACCAGAGAAAGCTACTACCATTATTCAATTGgccaaaatcaatcaaaatccaacaaaccctaaatccagAAAGAACAAACAAGTGACAAATTGAGAAATTTGCTGGAAAACAATACACCGCACACACATCAAGTATGATGATGTTcaaagataaacaaaacaagTGTTGTATTCCCAAACAGAGCCAAATCAAAACTGAATTTAAAAAAGTTTGCTTCCGATTTCAGTGAAATCTCGACCAGCCGAGATGTGCAGTCATTGTGCCGTCAGATCCGAATCGTCGGATCGAGAGTAATAACCTTTGGAATCAGAACCGAACAGAAATCGTAAACAAtcaaaacatgaacaaaacatgatgatgatgaacataaacccaaaaaatgatgaaactagcatgataagatagatgagatgatgaataacaacaacttaatataaagaaacaaactcagattctcaatacctAGAAAGTTATGAGACTTACAAAGTATTAAAATCTGAGGAAAGCAAGAACAAAAGcagtatttcaaaaaaaaaaaaaaaaaaaaaaaaaaaaaaNCAAGAACaaaagcagtaaataaaagTGACAAATGATATTACAAAGCTAAAAACCCTTAAGGGGTAAGAACTAAGATTTTTGTGGCTGCTGAGGTGTTTCTGACCTAAAAAGGAGTTATGGGCGGCCATGGGGTACAAGGGATATATATAGTGAGGGAAGGAAGCCCTGATTTGGCTCACtgacaaaatagagaggcgaCTCGATGTGCTCGACCACAAGCGGTCAAGTGGCTATGGTCGAGTGGTCCATTCCTCTGTTTCCCACCGGTTAAGTCCCTAAGTAGCTGAGTAGCACACAGTCAGTCCATGAGTAGCACACAGTCGAGTGCTTCAGTagcaaacggtcgagtgcttcatCCTTTTTGGTCTTCTCCTTGATTCAACTTCTATCTGCTTCACTGGTTGCACTTCTCTCATCTCAAATGCCATTTCCATGATCCTTGAGCCCAATTCACCTgttcaaacaagaaacaatgcaaatgcaatgcaaatcctactctaatgcacaaacagtCATTAAACTACatgaaagtaacaaaacaagCTAATAAAGCATGTAAAACATGTGAATAAACCATGGttaaacatggtaaaatatatacatatcaaatttatttagTCAACTGAAAATATTTTACAACGATACTATATAAGTAGTAAACAGTAGATTTATCTAGATTCTTAAATACTACTCCCATTGTTTCACAAATCGTGacattttagagattttttctTGTTCCACAAAGAGTGTTACTTTGCAATTCCAATGTTTTTTCAcactaaattttctaatttactcCTGAATCCAAAGcttattttcattgaatttaaatcaaCAATTATTGAATTTTGGACTcacacaataattttttttgaaggggggaaacaaattcacttaGCAATCTCTCTCAAACCTCGATTCAAAGCCATAACAAACGAAGAATTACaatctcttgaagaagaagttaggTTTTTTCTCAAGAGTAGTTTTAGAACTAGggttttatattaattttatgacGAGGTCCTTTTCTCACCACTTTCTGAGTCCGTAGATCAATCACATACACAACATTAGCATCAAAACACACCACAAGGATAGTCATTACAAAGTTTTGATACTGACAGTAATGACTGCTGCATTGATGGACAAACAAGAACGTCTAAGAGAGGAAGACTACATATATTAATGGTGAGTGTTATAGAACCAACATGAGTGATAGGAAGATGAGCTCCATTAGCTACCATCACTGTTTTTGGACCATGATAGGATGTAACTGCAGACAACTATGTTTCTGCAGAGGTGATATGAGCAGAGGAACGAGAATTTGTAACCCATTCTTGACAGCAACTGTCTGAGACCTGAAGAGCAGCGAGAGCCTGAGGAGTATCTTCATTTTAGAGTCTTCCAATGTTTTTTGCAAACCCAAGTCCTCGGTTCAACTCTTCAATAACCGGTCAAACCGACTATTGTTcgtaacaaatttaaaatatttccaCTGAACCAGTTCTAGTTAGCTTCTAAACCAAGTCGACATCAGGAttcaaactaaaatctaaaccccGGAATTGGATCACACTCTTCATTCTTCAACAACCCATCACActaattaacatatttaaattCTAAAATGTGAAGGGAAAAATATGAGAATCAAGGAAACATGTGCTTGGACTAAAGACACATCACCTATTACAACCGATTATTATATACCCAAATTTTGAGTATCTTTCCTCTTCGGACAACGACAACAGAAAATGTATGTAGggtttccatttttcttttgtttaattactttttttttcctcttggGAAAACTCAGAAACCCTAGATTGTTCCTTGcatgtatattttcttttccaatttgGATCTTCAAAAGATGTGCGTCTCTGATTTAGTTTTTAAGTTGTAGAATTCATAGATGAAGTCTGAGAAGAAACCTATCGGTGATAGtagaatcgaagaagaagataggatTAGCCAGTTACTAGATTCTTTGCTATGTGAGATACTTCTAATTTTTCCCACAAAACTATAAGAGAATACTGATTGTATTGACTAGAACAATGATTTacaggacatatatatagtctataCACTAGGGTTTAACTTAAGAATAATTACAAGTATATCCTAAATATATACTCTTCCTTATAgaccccctcaagatggaggcagTTCCCTGATGTCAATCTTGGATGTAAGGACTTTAAACTATGGTCGGGGTAGTGGCTTGGTGAGAGCGTCAACAAGCTGATCCTTGCTCGAGACATGTGTGGCGCAGAGAACCCCAAATTGAATGAACTGATCACGAACGAAATGGTAATCGATAACAATGTGTTTAATCCGAGTATGAAAAACCGGATTAGCACACAAATATGTCGCACCAACGTTGTCAGAATATAGAATAGGAGCCACCCGTAAGACAATGCCCATCTcagacaacaaaaaacaaatccatAAAAGTTCAGAAGTCAGCATTAGCAACAGCCCGGTATTCAGCTTCCGTCGATGACCGCGAAACACTTCGTTGCTTCTTAGAGGACCACGAGATTAGACTAGCACCAAAGTAGATGATGTATGCATTGGTGGAGGTGTAAGTGTTATTCGCACGACCCCAATCGACATCGAAGAACGCATGAATCGTAAGTGTAGCATCAGAGCGAAGGAAAATACCATGTGACTTGGTTCATGCAAGATATCGCAGGACATGCTTGGCAGCTTGCCAATGTTTATCCGTTGGCTTGTCCATAAATTGTGAAAGTTGATTCACCACAAAGGCAATGTCGGGTCTTGTGAATGACAAATATTGAACACTTCCTATGACAGTTCAATACTCCTTCGCATCATTTAAAGGTACGCCTGAGTCAATAGTGAGAGTTGGTAATGAGGCCATGGGTGTAGCTATCTGCTTTGCATTAAGCATACACATATTTCTGAGCAAGATACAATGTATTTGTATGAAGTAATGAGACAATGTATTTGCGTTGCATAAGGTGCATGCCGCGAGAAGAACGGGTAGCTCCGATGCCCAAGAAGTAGCTCAAAGAACCTAGATCCTTCAGTGAAAACCGTTTGGCAAGTGCCAAATTGAAAGCCTGAACAAGAAACATAAGCGATGATAATGTCATCCATATAGACCAAGACATAACTGTAATCCTGGCTTGTGTAATAGATAAATAACAATGTATCAGCAAGTGAGTTTTTAAAACCGGCTTGTTGGAGAAACGTCTTCAGTTCTTGTTACCACGTGCGAGGAGCTTGCTTCAGCCCATACAATGCTTTATTGAGACGACAAATATGGCGCGGCTTATCTTTATCAACGAACCCTGGTGGTTGCGAGACATACACCCCATCGTTTAAGGTACCTTGTAAAAATGCATTGTTGATGTCCACCTGGTGTATACTCCATGTTTTCTTTACCGTAACCTATAGAACCATTCGTATTGTCGTTGCTTTAATCACGAGGCTAAACGTCTCGGAGTAGTCTAACCCATATTGTTGGTTGAAACCGCGAGCcacaagccgtgccttatatctgTCAATGGAACCGTCAGAATGATATTTCATCGTAAAAATCCACTTACAAGGTATTACGTTCTGATTCGGCGATGGAGGGACAAAATTCCAAGTGCAATAGCGCAACTGAGCATTATATTCAACAAGAACCGCTTGTCGCCAATTTGGGTCCTTGAGAGCCTGTGTCACCGTTGTCGGGATTAAAGGTTTGGATGTGGTGGAAATaagattagatttttgtttAGGTTTGACAATTTGATTCTTGGATTGGGTTCGCAGTGATTGTTGGTGGTAAGAGGAAGCAGCTGGGGATTCACTGGGAGCGGGGCAATTCATGAGGTTAAAGATGAAGTTTGTGTTGGACTTTGGGTTTGACAGCAAGGTATGAGATTAAGAAGGTACAATTGGCTGAGATGGGCTTTCTATGATTAAGCCTAATGAAAATGGGGAATTATTTAATAGACTTGTGGTTTGTGGGCTTGACAGGATTTGTGGTTGTTGGGTCGAGGATGCATCTGGCCATGATCAGAAGATGATGAGGGATTGGCTGACGAGGTGAGGCTGCCGGTTGTAGTGGCGAAGAGTTATGTACTGGTAATGGAGCAGGTGATAacgaattttatttaatttatcattttaccattgaattatttgagattcatgtattatcatgcttataatttctttatttatgtcaaatttattttcttctaatttttcaagcttgattggttgtgcaacgcccgcgatcctgaataggatcgAAGGCCATGGCTTGGTCCGGGATGGAAGGGTGATCTCGGACAAGTCGGGAAGAGCTACTCGTTAGCTCGGTCAAGGGGGAAAAACGAGCCAAGTATGGGACAAGTATTGGTCAGCTCCGGACAGCTCCGGGCCAGCTccggacagctctcggccagctctGGACAGCTTGTGGCCAGCTGCGGTCAGCTCGGCCAGCTAgtgccagctcgaccagctgccagggAGCTCGACCCAGCTTGACCAGCTGGACGACAGTGGACAGTTCACTGGCCAGTTGAGAGCTCGGGACCGAAAGGGCACGGCCTAATGGCCATGGCCGAACGGGTACGGTGAGCGTACATGAGCGAACAGGAGCGAATGAACGGATTCGTCCGAAGGGTGCCTTTTGGGCCAAAACTGCAGCCCAGGACCCTATATAAAGGGGGCGCTCCTCTCATTCCGGGGACACGGTCGAATAcagaaaaatacaccaaaaactCGAGAGTACGAGTAAAGATCAGGAAGAAGGATCCGAGAGATAAAGAGTTCGGCGAGAAGGGTAATAAGGGTCGGAGGTACGGTACAGTACCGTCCATATAGGCTCTGGGAATTGGGGTAGTGCATCAAACATAAGCATAAGTAATGCTTCGGATGGTCCGGTTGGTCGgaggaaagggggtgcggctcagAAGTGGATCGGGAACCGCCATATTCGCCGTGAAACAACcaaactgatgcgcatgctacctccctaccgATCAGCGTACCATCCGGGGTGTCCGAGTACGGACTGATCAGGCGGAGAAAAGTAAACGCGGCTCGGCGGTTGGACAGGGATCGGTACAGACCCCAGTACaccgtccgaactgatgcgcgggataactctctaccggcCGACCTCTGTACTGGACGGTTATTAGTACCTAGCGTGCATTGCATGACATGTACAGCGGGAAAGGGAATGTTATTGATGCCTACTTGGTTTCAGGAAAGGAGGGTGATCGCGGGAAAGGAAGTGCTTAGGCGCGGGACTCATGGccgggaagatgagtggtggtgtgAAGGGTAGATAGGATCGATTATACAGCTTGTTctagcttattatgcaaactcataagttgtatcgaatcctttgattactTAATGAATATCGAATATTTATTACTCTAAGTATTATATCATAAGGATTATGTATGAATCACAGAATGTGCAAACGAACATTGTTTAAAGGAATGGGCCCtaaaatatgactaagtagTGTAAAGGGACGGGAGAACCTCTCCGGCCATAGATGGCCGGGGAtggggtctttcaagttggtatcagagcatgcttGGTTCTAGGACCGGTAGTGCGGGTTTGGGGCATCACCACTCATCGGCTTCATGGGATCTCGCGGTAGTTGTTCTTACTGTTTGCGGTTTGTTAATTTAGCCGTGACTAATGCGTAATTTTGCAGATGGGTAAGAAcagcaaggaaaagaaaaggaaaggcAAGGAGGTGGCCGATAGGACCATGGAAGCGGAGACTATGGTCGATGCGGACGTGGGGAACACGGACACCCTGATTGCAGCCGGACCTGGCTGGAGAAAAACAACCGGATAATGATAAGCCAGAGAGTAGCGAAGCTACGGACGTGAATGGGCAACCGAATGTTGTACCATCGTCCCAGGAACAGTGGGAAACGATGAAGGCCATGATGGCACAGCTGGACGTGCTCACAAAGGCGTTGGTACCGGATCCTGTGGTACCAACGGTACGTAGCAAGATTGTTGCGGGGACCATTGGGGTAGGTCCTGGAGATTCTCCGAGAAAGAGAAAGGACTACCTTGATGCACTGGAGCATGTCACGAGGCtaaagagaaaacatttttCGGGTAGTACGGACCCGATTGTGGCTGACGAGTGGAGGAGTCGACTTGTAAGGAATTTCAACTCCACTCGCTGCCCGGAGGAGTATCAAAAGGACATTGCTGTCCATTTCCTGGAAGAGGAAGCCCATGACTGGTGGGTATCAGTGGAGAAACGTACAGGTGGTCAAGTCCTAACTTATGCGGACTTTGAGATAGAATTCAACAAGAAATTCTTTCCCCTGGAGGCTTGGGACCAACTGGAAAGCGAGTACCTGAACCTGGTACAAGGGGAGATGACGGTATGCGCGTATGACGTTGAGTTCAGTCGCCTTAGGCGCTTTGTGGGAAAGGAAATTGAGGATGAGAAAGCACAAGTACGTCGCTTTATCCGTGGACTAAGGGTGGACATCCGCAACCATTGCATGAACGGTGTCTTTAACTCGGTCGTGGAAGTGGTGGAAAGGGCGGCTATGATTGAAGCTGGGATAGAGGAAGAGAAACAGCTCAAACGCGAGAAAGTTTCTTCTCGTTCGACTCACCCAGCCAAAACCACCGACCGAAAGAGGAAGTGGGACAAGGTGGATAACGCAAGGTCTGAACCCAAGTATGGGGAGTGCAAGACTTGCGGAAAGTACCACAGCGGTTCTTGCTGGAAGGCCGTGGGTGCATGCGGACGCTGTGGAAGTAAGGACCATGAGATCCGAAACTGTCCAAGGATGGACAATGGCAATGGGCCAAGGACCTGCTACTTGTGCGGGAAGGAGGGACATTTCAAGAGGGAATGTCCAAAGCTTGATCAACGTGGAAACCATGGCGAGGAAACTTTACCGCCACCACCAAAGAGACAGGCTGTTGCACCACGCGTGTATGAGCTGTCTGAGGGAACTGCCGATGGGAACTACAGGGCGATTACTGGTATGTAACGAGAACCCTTTTTAGTTCAATTCGTGTATTACATAGCATCATGGTGCATGTTAATGGGGGATAAGGGTACTTAGCATTCTAGAGGAATGTGTAGGGACCTTAAGTATAGGTGGTGTGGAAACGCACACCTTGTTTGATTCGGGGGCCACACACTGTTTTGTGAGCCCAGANCAGAAATGATAGGGAAAGGTGGATTCCAGAGAGAACCAAACACCGAACATGGATTGGTCCGAGCAGCCGGCGGGCAGGTGATGTTCCCGTACAGTGTGGTTCATGGCATCTCGGTCATTGTCAATGGTGTGGATATGCCTACTGACCTAATCATTGTGCCACTCATGAAACAtgatgttatcttggggatggactggttgggaAAGTACAAGGCTCACATTGACTGTCACCGAGGGAGAGTAAATTTTGAGGGAAAGGAAGGAACATTGAGATTCCAGGGAATAAGATCAACTTCGGGAAGTTTGATCATCTCAGCAATCCAGGCGGAAAGGATGCTGGAGAAAGGTTGTGAGGCGTATTTAGCCACAATCACAACAAAGGAAGTTGGGGAAAGTATGGAACTGGATGAGATTCCGGTAGCCAACAAATTTGCCGATGTGTTTGAAGCGGTACGGGGAGTGCCGCCGGATAGGTCAGATCCGTTCAACATcgagctggaaccggggacgacccCTATATCTAAAGCGCCTTACCGGATGGCACCGGCAGAAATGGCGgagttaaagaaacaattgGAAGAATTGTTGGAAAAAGGGTTTATCAGACCAA of the Camelina sativa cultivar DH55 unplaced genomic scaffold, Cs unpScaffold00517, whole genome shotgun sequence genome contains:
- the LOC104773336 gene encoding uncharacterized protein LOC104773336, with amino-acid sequence MKAMMAQLDVLTKALVPDPVVPTVRSKIVAGTIGVGPGDSPRKRKDYLDALEHVTRLKRKHFSGSTDPIVADEWRSRLVRNFNSTRCPEEYQKDIAVHFLEEEAHDWWVSVEKRTGGQVLTYADFEIEFNKKFFPLEAWDQLESEYLNLVQGEMTVCAYDVEFSRLRRFVGKEIEDEKAQVRRFIRGLRVDIRNHCMNGVFNSVVEVVERAAMIEAGIEEEKQLKREKVSSRSTHPAKTTDRKRKWDKVDNARSEPKYGECKTCGKYHSGSCWKAVGACGRCGSKDHEIRNCPRMDNGNGPRTCYLCGKEGHFKRECPKLDQRGNHGEETLPPPPKRQAVAPRVYELSEGTADGNYRAITGM